In Aerococcaceae bacterium zg-252, the genomic window ACGCTAGTATTCTTAATTGGTGTATCCGGTACTTATTGGTATTTTAAACAATCACTCAGTCCGGTTGATCCCAATAATCAAAATACACTGGAAGTAGTGGTACCAATTGGGAGCACCAGTCGAGATATAGCAGAATTATTAAAGCAAAACGGTATTATCAAAAATGCTGATATTTTCCGCTACTACATGCGTTCAAAAAACGTATCAGATTTACAAGCTGGGACGTATGAATTTAGTCAATCAATGGATGTAGATGCGGTGATTAAGCAACTACAAGCAGGTGGTAAGCCAATTCAAGAAGATGTTGATACTAAGATAACCGTTATCGAGGGAATGCAATTAAAAGAAATCGCTGAATTAGTGGCGAAACATACATCCATTTCAGCAGAAACTTTTATGTCAGTTGTCAATGATGAAGCATTTATTAAAACATTAATTAATAAGTATCCGTCACTTTTCAAAGGTTTATTGGAAGTAGAGGGCTTACGCTATCGTTTGGAAGGCTATCTATTCCCAGCGACCTATGATTATGTAGCAGGTATGAGTGCTGAAGAATTGATTACCAAAATGGTCGATGCAGCGAATATTCGTTACCAACAAGTTCGTGAATTAGTCGATGCCCACTGGTTAACCTATCATCAACTTTTATCATTAGCTTCAATTGTGGAGCGTGAGGGAGTAACTACTGAAGATAGAAAATTGATTGCTGGTGTATTCTTTAATCGTATGGAAGCTGGTATGGCATTACAAAGTGATATTACAGTCTTATATGCCTTAGATAAGCACAAAGAATTTGTTACTTATGATGATTTGGAAGTAAATTCACCTTATAATTTGTATCAAAATACAGGTATTACACCTGGACCGGTTAATTCACCGAGTTTAGATGCGATTATGGCAGTATTAGAGCCGACATGGAGTGAATA contains:
- the mltG gene encoding endolytic transglycosylase MltG encodes the protein MNKLDWEKLKLEAKEREQLSLKEDKWTSRIVKIILLGLTLVFLIGVSGTYWYFKQSLSPVDPNNQNTLEVVVPIGSTSRDIAELLKQNGIIKNADIFRYYMRSKNVSDLQAGTYEFSQSMDVDAVIKQLQAGGKPIQEDVDTKITVIEGMQLKEIAELVAKHTSISAETFMSVVNDEAFIKTLINKYPSLFKGLLEVEGLRYRLEGYLFPATYDYVAGMSAEELITKMVDAANIRYQQVRELVDAHWLTYHQLLSLASIVEREGVTTEDRKLIAGVFFNRMEAGMALQSDITVLYALDKHKEFVTYDDLEVNSPYNLYQNTGITPGPVNSPSLDAIMAVLEPTWSEYYYFVADLDTGDIYYSSTLEEHEALVEKYVNKRQEQLNETTVSDDTENEAVDESAE